The following proteins come from a genomic window of Carassius carassius chromosome 10, fCarCar2.1, whole genome shotgun sequence:
- the LOC132151267 gene encoding LOW QUALITY PROTEIN: mitochondrial import receptor subunit TOM6 homolog (The sequence of the model RefSeq protein was modified relative to this genomic sequence to represent the inferred CDS: substituted 2 bases at 2 genomic stop codons): MSGKKTEGPXSGGLKXWRSSACHFAADRSDFRKNLLVNLGLFAAGVWVARNLSDFDLMSPQPFT, from the exons ATGAGCGGAAAGAAAACAGAAGGGCCATGATCAGGTGGTCTCAAGTGATGGAGAAGCTCAGCTTGCCATTTCGCGGCGGACAGAAGTGATTTTAGAAA GAATCTCCTTGTAAACCTGGGTTTATTTGCAGCGGGTGTTTGGGTGGCAAGAAACCTTTCAGACTTTGACTTGATGTCTCCTCAGCCATTCACGTAA
- the LOC132151268 gene encoding rho guanine nucleotide exchange factor 5-like, which yields MAHVMEDEGIWSDRDLTEALFGDTDRPGLDEHTSKTNVEDCEASGGLYCTIEGLTKALGSVASLQLWDLMGFSLPVPSLFTWESSSLKSSDMHCEESEVKREDAMEVSSPQETYVAQFESEYINHSVPLYQEFWMSSMKNDLHRVQHTGLSEFVSSICISGLKTPPASSPSSVLSPPGLQAKSYPLWQELPQVKRHLNSLSVHEIQLQEAMFELIVSEASYQKSLIVALNVFQCSAELKGILPRVQHRVLFSNLKDVCRVSERFLQDMESHLRQYVVMSRVGDIVLNQRQCFQKVYVPYITNMMYQEALVAQLTQENKKFALILKKLEGDPQCQRQTLKSFLILPFQRITRMTLLLENILKRAERVGSNVPYLMEAIGAVRKIVEESDRNVELMKRTELLICLDKLMDFGSVKSVPLISRGRHLIQEGTFKHLMIGGSHRGSTVSCKDVYIHLFNDLLLLSVKSGNRFVVQDHAPFPDKVRVKELETSLGFPPESFRLHLNQNYNQSSRGLILAASTRLEKETWMKVFSSK from the exons ATGGCTCATGTCATGGAGGATGAGGGGATCTGGTCCGATAGAGATCTTACAGAAGCATTATTTGGTGACACTGATCGCCCCGGGCTGGATGAACACACCTCTAAAACAAATGTAGAGGACTGTGAAGCGTCTGGTGGACTTTACTG CACAATTGAAGGGTTGACTAAAGCTCTTGGATCAGTTGCAAGCTTGCAATTATGGGACTTAATGGGCTTTTCTCTGCCTGTGCCATCCCTCTTCACTTGGGAGAGCTCCAGTCTGAAATcttctgacatgcactgtgaggaGAGTGAGGTGAAAAG GGAAGATGCAATGGAAGTCAGTTCTCCGCAAGAAACGTATGTTGCCCAGTTTGAATCGGAGTACATCAACCATT CGGTCCCTTTATATCAGGAGTTTTGGATGAGTTCTATGAAGAATGATTTACACAGAGTACAGCACACTGGGTTGTCAGAATTTGTGTCCTCCATATGCATTTCTGGTCTGAAAACTCCCCCTGCGTCAAGCCCATCCTCTGTGTTGAGCCCTCCAGGACTACAGGCCAAGTCATACCCTCTATGGCAGGAGCTACCGCAAGTAAAGCGTCATCTGAACTCTCTGAGTGTGCATGAGATCCAGCTTCAAGAG GCCATGTTTGAGCTGATTGTGTCCGAGGCCTCGTATCAGAAGAGTCTGATCGTAGCACTGAATGTGTTTCAGTGCTCCGCAGAACTCAAAGGGATCCTGCCCCGTGTGCAGCACCGTGTTTTGTTCTCCAACCTAAAGGATGTCTGCAGAGTCAGTGAACG ATTTCTGCAGGACATGGAGTCCCATCTTAGGCAGTATGTGGTAATGTCCCGGGTTGGTGATATTGTTTTGAATCAACGGCAATGTTTCCAAAAAGTCTACGTGCCATATATTACCAACATGATGTACCAGGAGGCTCTTGTCGCTCAACTGAC GCAGGAAAATAAGAAATTTGCACTGATCCTGAAGAAACTAGAGGGAGATCCACAATGCCAGAGACAGACCCTGAAGTCTTTTCTGATTCTTCCCTTCCAGAGGATCACCAGGATGACGCTCTTACTTGAG AACATCCTCAAACGAGCTGAACGTGTTGGTTCTAATGTCCCTTATCTGATGGAAGCCATTGGAGCTGTACGTAAG ATAGTGGAAGAGTCTGACAGGAATGTCGAACTAATGAAGAGGACCGAGTTGCTTATTTGTTTGGACAAGTTAATGGACTTTGGAAGTGTTAAG TCCGTTCCATTAATCAGCAGAGGGCGTCATTTGATTCAAGAGGGAACTTTCAAGCATCTAATGATTGGCGGCAGTCACAGAGGCTCTACAGTGTCTTGCAAAGATGTGTACATACACCTTTTCAATGATCTCTTGCTCCTCTCTGTTAAAAG TGGAAACAGATTTGTTGTGCAGGACCATGCACCATTTCCTGATAAAGTACGTGTAAAGGAGCTCGAAACAAGTTTGGGATTTCCTCCTGAATCCTTCCGGCTCCATCTGAACCAGAACTACAACCAATCTTCCAGAGGCCTGATACTGGCTGCATCAACGAG GTTAGAAAAAGAGACCTGGATGAAAGTTTTCTCTTCAAAATAG
- the LOC132151723 gene encoding ubiquinol-cytochrome-c reductase complex assembly factor 2-like, producing the protein MPATRYRRFLKLCEEWPKDESKKGRDLGTWLKQRHRSQFHKGEKCEISDPEKCDQMYESLPRIINIVYKEKFPRAKDTSFTGVTVEECRILLATGNADEEKKGLRKTLMERFSSKPEDGTPEKAEK; encoded by the exons ATGCCTGCCACCAGATACCGTCGATTTCTGAAGCTGTGCGAGGAATGGCCAAAGGACGAATCCAAGAAAGGCCGAGATTTAGGAAC GTGGCTAAAGCAAAGGCACAGAAGCCAGTTTCA TAAAGGGGAGAAGTGTGAA ATTTCAGATCCAGAGAAATGTGATCAGATGTATGAAAGTCTGCCTCGCATCATCAATATAGTGTACAAAGAAAAG tttccGAGGGCAAAAGATACAAGTTTTACAGGTGTAACGGTGGAGGAGTGCCGAATACTTTTGGCAACAG GAAACGCGGATGAAGAGAAAAAAGGATTGCGGAAGACACTAATGGAGCGCTTCTCCTCCAAACCTGAAGATGGAACCCctgaaaaagctgaaaaataa
- the LOC132152283 gene encoding ephexin-1-like has translation MKNDLHRVQHTGLSEFVSSICISGLKTPPASSPSSVLSPPGLQAKSYPLWQELPQVKRHLNSLSVHEIQLQEAMFELIVSEASYQKSLIVALNVFQCSAELKGILPRVQHHVLFSNLKDVCRVSERFLQDMESHLGQYVVMSQVGDIVLNQRQCFQKVYVPYITNMMYQEALVAQLTFVLFSCIFHIEHN, from the exons ATGAAGAATGATTTACACAGAGTACAGCACACTGGGTTGTCAGAATTTGTGTCCTCCATATGCATTTCTGGTCTGAAAACTCCCCCTGCGTCAAGCCCATCCTCTGTGTTGAGCCCTCCAGGACTACAGGCCAAGTCATACCCTCTATGGCAGGAGCTACCGCAAGTAAAGCGTCATCTGAACTCTCTGAGTGTGCATGAGATCCAGCTTCAAGAG GCCATGTTTGAGCTGATTGTGTCCGAGGCCTCGTATCAGAAGAGTCTGATCGTAGCACTGAATGTGTTTCAGTGCTCCGCAGAACTCAAAGGGATCCTGCCCCGTGTGCAGCACCATGTTCTGTTCTCCAACCTAAAGGATGTCTGCAGAGTCAGTGAACG ATTTCTGCAGGACATGGAGTCCCATCTTGGGCAGTATGTGGTAATGTCCCAGGTTGGTGATATTGTTTTGAATCAACGGCAATGTTTCCAAAAAGTCTACGTGCCATATATTACCAACATGATGTACCAGGAGGCTCTTGTCGCTCAACTGACGTTTGTTCTGTTTTCATGCATCTTCCATATTGAACATAATTAA